A DNA window from Thiobacillus denitrificans ATCC 25259 contains the following coding sequences:
- a CDS encoding 5-formyltetrahydrofolate cyclo-ligase, whose amino-acid sequence MDKYALRRQLKAARNALRPTARRHAARGALRLALRHGLLLRAQRIGFYLPQGGEFDAHPLLDHALAMRRACYLPVVPRRGRVMRFGRLHRATRMSPNRYGIPEPLDPRPLRARELDLLLMPLVGFDTDGYRLGMGGGYYDATLAFMQHRRHWRKPRLVGVAYECQRVDTLPHDPWDMPLDAVLTERRLYRFDSSRPLRT is encoded by the coding sequence ATGGACAAATACGCGCTTAGGCGTCAGTTGAAGGCGGCGCGCAACGCGCTTCGCCCGACGGCGCGGCGCCATGCGGCGCGCGGCGCGCTGCGTCTGGCCCTGCGCCACGGCCTGTTGCTGCGGGCACAACGAATCGGCTTCTACCTGCCGCAGGGCGGCGAATTCGACGCCCATCCCCTGCTCGATCATGCCCTCGCCATGCGCCGCGCGTGCTATCTGCCCGTGGTGCCGCGGCGCGGCCGCGTCATGCGCTTCGGACGCTTGCATCGCGCGACGCGGATGAGTCCGAACCGCTACGGCATTCCCGAGCCGCTCGACCCGCGCCCGCTGCGCGCGCGCGAGCTCGATCTGCTGCTGATGCCGCTCGTCGGCTTCGACACCGACGGCTATCGGCTCGGCATGGGCGGCGGCTACTACGACGCCACCCTCGCCTTCATGCAACACCGGCGCCACTGGCGCAAGCCGCGTCTGGTCGGCGTCGCCTACGAATGCCAGCGCGTCGACACGCTGCCGCACGACCCCTGGGACATGCCGCTCGACGCCGTGCTGACCGAGCGCCGGCTGTACCGTTTCGATTCGAGCCGGCCGCTGCGGACCTAG
- a CDS encoding ParA family protein yields MRVIVVANPKGGSGKTTLSINLAGYLAAQGERVALLDMDRQKSATHWLAARSAALPEIALLREGQKGGSDWLVVDTPAALHGRTLERALKLAHKVAVPIAPSLFDIRASQDFLAALNAEKTARRGSAYAGVVGMRLDPRTRAGVTLEQFMAQQGLPVLACLRNTQQYVNAAFEGKSLFDLPPHVAERDLEDWPGLADWLGR; encoded by the coding sequence ATGCGCGTGATCGTGGTGGCCAACCCCAAGGGCGGCAGCGGCAAGACGACGCTGTCGATCAACCTCGCGGGCTATCTGGCGGCGCAGGGCGAGCGCGTGGCGCTGCTCGACATGGACCGGCAGAAGTCGGCGACGCACTGGCTTGCGGCGCGCAGCGCGGCCTTGCCCGAGATCGCACTGCTACGCGAGGGCCAGAAGGGCGGCAGCGACTGGCTCGTGGTCGACACGCCCGCGGCCCTGCACGGAAGGACGCTCGAGCGCGCCTTGAAGCTCGCGCACAAGGTCGCGGTGCCGATCGCGCCTTCGCTTTTCGATATTCGTGCGAGTCAGGATTTTCTTGCGGCGTTGAACGCGGAAAAGACCGCACGCCGCGGGAGCGCCTACGCGGGCGTCGTCGGCATGCGGCTCGATCCGCGCACGCGCGCCGGCGTCACGCTCGAGCAGTTCATGGCGCAGCAGGGTCTGCCCGTGCTCGCGTGCCTGCGCAATACGCAGCAGTATGTCAACGCGGCGTTCGAGGGCAAGAGCCTCTTCGACCTGCCGCCTCACGTCGCCGAGCGCGACCTGGAGGACTGGCCCGGCCTGGCCGACTGGCTCGGGCGCTGA
- a CDS encoding c-type cytochrome, whose product MMNKLMMTAATAALLAMSAGATAADEMALAQKNACMSCHGVDKKIVGPAFKEVAKKYAGDKGAEDKLVAKVKAGGKGVWGQIPMPPNPQVKDEDAHKIVAWVLSLK is encoded by the coding sequence ATGATGAACAAGTTGATGATGACTGCCGCGACTGCCGCCCTGCTGGCGATGTCCGCCGGAGCCACGGCTGCCGATGAAATGGCACTGGCCCAGAAGAACGCCTGTATGTCCTGCCACGGCGTCGACAAGAAAATCGTCGGCCCGGCGTTCAAGGAAGTCGCGAAGAAATACGCGGGTGACAAGGGCGCCGAAGACAAGCTCGTTGCCAAGGTCAAGGCCGGTGGCAAGGGCGTCTGGGGGCAGATCCCGATGCCGCCGAACCCGCAGGTCAAGGACGAAGACGCGCACAAGATCGTCGCCTGGGTTCTCAGCCTGAAGTGA
- a CDS encoding alanine/glycine:cation symporter family protein, which produces MFHYFFIATAVLFPQIAHAAEPARVDAFFGTLNGYLASVIFYDVFPGEAAVPFIVAWLIVGAVFLTLRFSFVNLRMMRHGFRILTGKYHTADDRGEVSSFQALTTALSATVGLGNIAGVAIAISIGGPGATFWMIVAGFLGMTTKFTEATLAQRYREVRPDGRIMGGPMEYLSKGFAEFNLPRTGKLLAAVFAVFTVLGSFGAGSAFQVSQSLGAVQEQLPFFNDAPIAYGLIVAFAVGVVIIGGLRRIAHTAEAVVPAMILIYLAACLWILITNAAQIPEALSKIVTEAFAPIAVAGGMVGVLVQGFKRAVFSSEAGLGSAAIVHSTASVKYPIRQGMVALYEPFIDTIIICTMTALVIVITGVYNDPSTLELREASKGAALTSVAFGTVSAWFPIILTVSVVLFAYSTMISWSYYGERCWAYLFGERTSIVYRVLFLAFIVVASIASAGNMVDFTDLLVLAMAFPNLLGLYLLSGKVRAMLSDYQARLKSGELDREIAPR; this is translated from the coding sequence GTGTTCCATTATTTCTTCATCGCAACGGCCGTGCTGTTTCCGCAGATCGCGCACGCAGCCGAACCGGCCCGTGTCGACGCCTTCTTCGGTACGCTCAACGGCTACCTCGCGAGTGTGATCTTCTACGACGTCTTCCCGGGCGAGGCCGCCGTGCCTTTCATCGTGGCCTGGCTCATTGTCGGCGCGGTGTTCCTGACCTTGCGCTTCAGCTTCGTGAACCTGCGGATGATGCGTCACGGCTTCCGGATTCTGACCGGCAAGTACCACACCGCCGACGACCGCGGCGAGGTCAGTTCGTTTCAGGCGCTGACGACCGCGCTATCGGCGACGGTCGGCCTCGGCAACATCGCCGGGGTCGCGATCGCGATCTCGATCGGCGGACCGGGCGCGACCTTCTGGATGATCGTCGCCGGCTTTCTCGGCATGACGACCAAATTCACCGAGGCGACGCTCGCGCAGCGCTACCGCGAAGTGCGCCCCGACGGCCGCATCATGGGCGGGCCGATGGAATATCTGTCGAAGGGCTTCGCCGAGTTCAATCTGCCGCGGACCGGCAAGTTGCTGGCCGCAGTGTTCGCCGTCTTCACCGTGCTCGGCTCCTTCGGTGCGGGCAGTGCCTTTCAGGTCAGCCAGTCGCTCGGTGCGGTGCAGGAGCAACTGCCGTTCTTCAACGACGCGCCGATCGCCTACGGCCTCATCGTCGCGTTCGCCGTGGGCGTCGTCATCATCGGCGGCCTGCGTCGAATCGCGCACACGGCCGAAGCCGTCGTGCCGGCGATGATCCTGATCTATCTCGCCGCCTGCCTGTGGATCCTGATCACCAATGCGGCGCAGATCCCGGAAGCGCTGTCGAAGATCGTCACCGAGGCGTTCGCACCGATCGCGGTCGCCGGCGGCATGGTGGGCGTGCTCGTGCAGGGCTTCAAGCGCGCGGTGTTCTCGAGCGAAGCCGGCCTCGGCTCGGCCGCGATCGTGCACTCGACCGCGTCGGTCAAGTATCCGATCCGCCAGGGCATGGTCGCGCTCTACGAGCCCTTCATCGACACGATCATCATCTGCACGATGACCGCGCTCGTGATCGTCATCACCGGCGTCTATAACGATCCGTCGACACTCGAACTGCGCGAGGCGAGCAAGGGCGCGGCGCTGACCTCGGTCGCGTTCGGCACGGTGTCCGCCTGGTTCCCGATCATCCTCACGGTCTCGGTCGTGCTGTTTGCCTACAGCACGATGATCTCCTGGTCCTACTACGGCGAACGCTGCTGGGCGTATCTCTTCGGTGAGCGCACGTCGATCGTCTACCGCGTCCTGTTTCTCGCCTTCATCGTCGTCGCCTCGATCGCGAGTGCCGGAAACATGGTCGACTTCACCGATCTTCTGGTGCTCGCGATGGCGTTTCCCAACCTGCTCGGGCTCTATCTGCTGAGCGGCAAGGTGCGCGCGATGCTGTCCGACTACCAGGCGCGGCTCAAAAGCGGCGAGCTCGACCGCGAGATCGCGCCGCGCTGA
- a CDS encoding thioredoxin domain-containing protein encodes MPNRLASEQSPYLLQHADNPVDWYPWGDEALEKARREDKPILLSIGYSACHWCHVMAHDCFEDAEVGAVMNRLFVNIKVDREERPDLDQIYQTAHQLLAQRGGGWPLTVFLTPDQTPFFAGTYFPKTARYQLPGFPELMENVAHAWHARRGEVLAQNDAVRAALAQSQSQPAASASTPLTAAPLEQGVRDLAQAFDPVWGGFSRAPKFPRPGELFFLLRRAQGGDAKAREMALFTLRKMASGGVVDQLGGGFCRYSVDEEWAIPHFEKMLYDNGPLLHLYADAWALRGETLFRETAEGIVAWLLREMRAPEGGFYSALDADSEGHEGKFYVWSREEVKSLLTPDEYAVAAPFYGFDAPPNFENTSWNPLRARPLEEIAAALGLFPTDAEARVAAARRKLFAARESRIRPGRDDKQLTSWNALMIGGLAHAGRVMARPEWVAEAHAAIDFLRRNLWRDGRLRATFKRGEARLNAYLDDYAFLVDALLETMQAAYREADMAWAQELADALLAHFEDREAGGFFFTSHDHEALLTRPKPGYDNATPSGNGVAAFALQRLGHLLGETRYLDASARCLRLFLPQVVQQPIAHPTLLAVLDEALRPPRVIVLRGPDTPVQEWAANLAPRLGARDMLLALPNGEGAPGALAKPEAPQPTAWICSGTACQPPITELAAVLA; translated from the coding sequence ATGCCCAATCGACTCGCCAGCGAACAGAGCCCCTATCTGCTGCAACACGCCGACAACCCGGTCGACTGGTACCCCTGGGGCGACGAGGCGCTCGAGAAGGCGCGACGCGAGGACAAGCCCATCCTGCTGTCGATCGGCTATTCCGCGTGTCACTGGTGCCACGTCATGGCCCACGACTGCTTCGAGGACGCCGAGGTCGGGGCGGTCATGAACCGCCTCTTCGTCAACATCAAGGTCGATCGCGAGGAGCGCCCCGACCTCGACCAGATCTATCAGACCGCCCACCAGCTGCTCGCCCAGCGGGGCGGCGGCTGGCCGCTGACCGTGTTTCTGACGCCGGACCAGACACCGTTCTTCGCCGGCACCTACTTCCCCAAGACCGCGCGCTATCAGCTGCCTGGCTTTCCCGAACTGATGGAGAACGTCGCCCACGCCTGGCACGCACGCCGCGGCGAAGTGCTCGCGCAGAACGATGCGGTGCGGGCGGCCTTGGCGCAGTCGCAGTCGCAACCCGCGGCGTCGGCGTCGACACCGCTCACCGCCGCGCCGCTCGAGCAAGGTGTGCGCGATCTCGCGCAGGCTTTCGATCCGGTGTGGGGCGGCTTCTCGCGCGCGCCGAAATTTCCGCGCCCGGGCGAGCTGTTCTTCCTGCTGCGCCGTGCGCAGGGCGGCGATGCGAAGGCCCGCGAGATGGCGCTATTCACGCTACGCAAGATGGCCTCCGGCGGCGTCGTCGACCAGCTCGGCGGCGGCTTCTGCCGCTATTCGGTCGATGAAGAATGGGCGATCCCCCACTTCGAGAAGATGCTCTACGACAACGGCCCGTTGCTGCATCTCTACGCCGACGCGTGGGCGCTGAGGGGCGAGACGCTGTTCCGCGAAACCGCGGAGGGCATCGTCGCCTGGCTGCTGCGCGAGATGCGCGCACCTGAAGGCGGCTTCTACTCCGCGCTCGACGCCGACAGCGAAGGCCATGAAGGCAAGTTCTACGTCTGGTCGCGCGAAGAAGTGAAAAGTCTGCTGACGCCCGACGAGTACGCGGTCGCGGCGCCGTTCTATGGCTTCGACGCGCCGCCGAATTTCGAGAACACCTCCTGGAATCCGCTCCGCGCGCGTCCGCTCGAGGAGATCGCCGCCGCGCTCGGCCTTTTTCCCACGGACGCAGAGGCGCGCGTCGCCGCGGCGCGGCGCAAGCTGTTCGCGGCACGCGAGTCGCGCATCCGTCCCGGCCGCGACGACAAGCAGCTCACGAGCTGGAACGCGCTGATGATCGGCGGCCTTGCCCACGCCGGGCGTGTCATGGCGCGCCCCGAGTGGGTCGCGGAAGCGCACGCCGCGATCGACTTCCTGCGCCGCAACCTGTGGCGCGACGGCCGCCTGCGCGCGACCTTCAAGCGGGGCGAAGCGCGCCTCAACGCCTATCTCGACGACTACGCCTTCCTCGTCGACGCCTTGCTCGAAACGATGCAGGCGGCTTACCGCGAGGCGGACATGGCGTGGGCGCAGGAACTCGCCGACGCGCTGCTCGCGCACTTCGAAGACCGCGAGGCGGGCGGCTTCTTCTTCACGAGCCACGACCACGAGGCCCTGCTGACACGGCCCAAGCCCGGGTACGACAACGCGACGCCTTCCGGCAACGGCGTCGCCGCGTTCGCGCTGCAGCGTCTCGGCCATCTGCTCGGCGAGACGCGTTATCTCGACGCCAGCGCACGCTGTCTGCGTCTGTTTCTGCCGCAGGTCGTGCAGCAGCCGATCGCCCATCCGACGCTGCTCGCCGTGCTCGACGAGGCGCTCCGGCCGCCGCGTGTGATCGTGCTGCGTGGCCCCGACACGCCCGTGCAGGAATGGGCCGCGAACCTCGCGCCGCGACTCGGTGCGCGCGACATGCTGCTGGCCCTGCCCAACGGCGAGGGCGCTCCGGGCGCGCTCGCCAAGCCCGAAGCGCCGCAGCCGACGGCGTGGATCTGCAGTGGCACCGCCTGCCAGCCGCCGATCACCGAGCTTGCGGCGGTGCTTGCCTGA
- a CDS encoding ankyrin repeat domain-containing protein — protein MLQELFVAASSGDVARIEALLAAGADHAAADEAGETALMHAAHNGHVAAVAALIAAGADVNAKSPQGWTALAKAAYNGDTERGYVEVLEVLHEAGASLDERIFFGITPLMLAAGGGDAAVVEWLINAGADVLATNEGGRTARLMANDKFYVDVINLLTEAERQLGVSEDGSCSSTKSVVKPQVVNLMKPTTH, from the coding sequence ATGTTGCAGGAATTGTTTGTTGCCGCGAGTTCGGGCGATGTCGCCCGGATCGAGGCCCTTCTCGCCGCCGGCGCCGATCACGCGGCGGCCGACGAGGCCGGTGAAACGGCGCTCATGCACGCCGCTCACAACGGCCATGTCGCCGCGGTCGCGGCGCTGATCGCGGCAGGCGCCGACGTCAACGCGAAGTCGCCGCAGGGCTGGACCGCGCTCGCCAAGGCGGCCTACAACGGCGACACCGAACGCGGCTACGTCGAAGTGCTCGAGGTCCTGCACGAGGCCGGTGCCTCGCTCGACGAGCGGATCTTCTTCGGCATCACGCCGCTCATGCTGGCCGCGGGCGGCGGCGACGCGGCGGTCGTCGAATGGCTGATCAACGCCGGCGCCGACGTGCTCGCGACCAACGAAGGCGGCCGCACCGCGCGCCTGATGGCCAACGACAAGTTCTACGTCGACGTGATCAATCTGCTGACCGAGGCCGAGCGCCAACTCGGCGTGTCGGAGGACGGCTCGTGCTCGTCGACCAAGAGTGTGGTCAAGCCGCAGGTCGTCAACCTCATGAAGCCGACCACGCACTGA
- a CDS encoding cell division protein ZapA, with the protein MAGPRSIEIHILGRAYKVACSREEESALIAAADYLDEKMRDIRDKSTVIGAERIAIMAGLNLAHEMLTQGGAGVADDARDRVAHCNALLDSVLEDQDKLF; encoded by the coding sequence ATGGCCGGTCCGCGCTCGATCGAAATCCACATCCTGGGCCGCGCCTACAAGGTCGCGTGCTCGCGCGAGGAGGAATCGGCGCTGATCGCCGCCGCCGACTATCTCGACGAGAAGATGCGCGACATCCGCGACAAGAGCACGGTGATCGGCGCCGAGCGCATCGCGATCATGGCCGGGCTCAACCTCGCCCACGAGATGCTGACCCAAGGAGGCGCCGGCGTCGCCGACGACGCACGCGATCGGGTCGCGCACTGCAACGCGCTGCTCGATTCCGTACTGGAAGATCAGGACAAACTCTTCTAA